A single region of the Pontimicrobium sp. SW4 genome encodes:
- the accD gene encoding acetyl-CoA carboxylase, carboxyltransferase subunit beta, with product MAWFKRKDKGIQTPTEAKKDTPKGLWYKSPTGKVIDTEELEKNYYVSPEDGYHVKIGSKEYFEILFDDNKFKELDEKLESKDPLKFVDNKKYTDRLKAAKEKTNLKDAVRTAVGKSKGKDLVIACMDFSFIGGSMGSVVGEKIARAADYALKKKLPFMIISKSGGARMMEAVLSLMQLAKTSAKLAQLADAKIPYISLCTDPTTGGTTASFAMLGDINISEPGALIGFAGPRVVRDTTGKELPEGFQTAEFLQEHGFLDFISHRKDLKNKINLYIDLITNQPLRA from the coding sequence ATGGCTTGGTTTAAACGTAAGGATAAAGGAATACAAACACCTACAGAAGCAAAGAAAGATACTCCTAAAGGACTATGGTATAAATCTCCTACTGGAAAAGTGATTGATACCGAAGAATTAGAAAAAAACTATTATGTAAGTCCGGAAGATGGTTATCACGTTAAAATTGGTAGTAAAGAATATTTTGAAATCCTTTTTGACGATAATAAATTTAAGGAACTAGATGAGAAACTAGAATCTAAAGATCCTCTAAAGTTTGTCGATAACAAAAAGTACACAGACCGTTTAAAAGCTGCCAAAGAAAAAACAAATCTTAAAGACGCTGTACGTACAGCTGTTGGAAAATCTAAAGGAAAAGATCTTGTTATTGCCTGCATGGATTTTAGTTTTATTGGTGGCTCTATGGGAAGTGTTGTTGGTGAAAAAATAGCACGTGCTGCAGATTATGCTTTAAAAAAGAAATTACCTTTCATGATTATTTCTAAATCTGGTGGAGCCCGTATGATGGAAGCGGTTTTATCATTAATGCAGTTAGCAAAAACTTCAGCTAAATTAGCACAATTAGCAGATGCCAAAATACCTTACATTTCTTTATGTACAGATCCAACAACAGGAGGAACAACTGCATCATTCGCTATGTTAGGTGATATTAACATTAGTGAACCAGGAGCTTTAATTGGGTTTGCTGGACCTCGTGTTGTAAGAGATACTACAGGAAAAGAATTACCTGAGGGTTTTCAAACAGCTGAGTTTTTACAAGAACATGGCTTTTTAGATTTTATATCTCATAGAAAAGATTTAAAAAATAAAATAAACTTATATATTGATTTAATTACAAATCAACCTTTAAGAGCATAA